A portion of the Cyanobium sp. PCC 7001 genome contains these proteins:
- the cysS gene encoding cysteine--tRNA ligase, with amino-acid sequence MTLRLTNTLTRRTEAFEPLQPGTVSIYCCGVTVYDLCHLGHARSYIAWDVLRRYLLWRGYAVTFVQNYTDIDDKILRRAAEEGSSMEAVSARNIQAFEADMARLNILPPDRMPRATRSLEAIRALIQELEARGAAYSADGDVYFAVMRHAGYGKLSGRELSEQQNNAAGRVADAEEARKQHPFDFALWKGAKPGEPSFPSPWGPGRPGWHIECSAMVREELGDTIDIHLGGADLIFPHHENEIAQSEAATGRELARYWLHNGMVNVGGEKMSKSLGNFTTIRGLLDSGISPMTLRLFTLQAHYRKPLDFTAEALDAAAAGWSGLNAALGLNGGEDGSAGQEKATEPEAITAVPIATDPASLREELAALQRRFIAAMDDDLNTAAALAVLFELARPLRGLAHRLERGDPAAAVEAGQPEIASRSRLLQELAAVLGLRHEPSAPPQTAKGTGEGGATEERIAARIEARRAAKAARDFTEADRIRAELLAEGIELIDRPGGVTDWLRR; translated from the coding sequence GTGACCCTGCGGCTCACCAACACCCTCACCCGCCGCACCGAAGCCTTCGAACCGCTGCAGCCGGGCACCGTGAGCATCTACTGCTGCGGCGTGACGGTCTACGACCTGTGCCACCTGGGCCACGCCCGCAGCTACATCGCCTGGGACGTGCTGCGCCGCTACCTGCTCTGGCGTGGCTACGCGGTGACCTTCGTGCAGAACTACACCGACATCGACGACAAGATCCTGCGCCGTGCCGCCGAGGAAGGCAGCTCGATGGAGGCGGTGAGCGCCCGCAACATCCAGGCCTTCGAGGCCGACATGGCCCGCCTCAACATCCTGCCGCCCGACCGGATGCCGCGGGCCACCCGCAGCCTCGAGGCGATCCGGGCCCTGATCCAGGAGCTGGAGGCCAGGGGGGCCGCCTACTCCGCCGATGGCGACGTGTATTTCGCCGTGATGCGCCACGCCGGCTACGGCAAGCTCTCCGGCCGGGAACTGAGCGAACAGCAGAACAACGCCGCCGGGCGGGTGGCCGACGCCGAGGAGGCCCGCAAGCAGCACCCCTTCGACTTCGCCCTCTGGAAGGGCGCCAAGCCCGGTGAGCCCAGCTTCCCCTCCCCCTGGGGCCCCGGCCGGCCCGGCTGGCACATCGAGTGCTCCGCCATGGTGCGCGAGGAACTGGGCGACACGATCGACATCCACCTGGGTGGGGCCGATCTGATCTTTCCCCATCACGAGAACGAGATCGCCCAGTCGGAAGCGGCCACGGGCCGGGAGCTGGCCCGCTACTGGCTGCACAACGGCATGGTCAACGTGGGCGGGGAGAAGATGAGCAAGTCGCTCGGCAACTTCACCACCATCCGCGGCCTGCTGGATTCGGGCATCAGTCCGATGACGCTGCGGCTCTTCACCCTGCAGGCCCATTACCGCAAGCCCCTGGACTTCACGGCCGAGGCCCTGGACGCGGCAGCCGCGGGCTGGAGCGGCCTCAACGCGGCACTCGGTCTGAATGGCGGCGAGGACGGCTCGGCGGGTCAAGAGAAGGCAACGGAACCCGAGGCGATCACGGCGGTTCCCATCGCCACCGATCCGGCCAGCCTCAGAGAGGAGCTGGCCGCGCTCCAGCGCCGCTTCATCGCCGCCATGGACGACGACCTCAACACGGCGGCGGCCCTGGCGGTGCTGTTTGAGCTGGCCAGGCCCCTGCGGGGGCTGGCCCACCGGCTGGAGCGGGGGGATCCTGCCGCGGCCGTGGAAGCCGGCCAGCCTGAGATCGCCTCCCGCAGCCGCCTGCTGCAGGAGCTGGCGGCCGTGCTCGGCCTGCGGCACGAGCCCTCGGCTCCACCCCAGACGGCCAAGGGCACCGGTGAGGGGGGGGCCACCGAGGAGCGGATCGCGGCGCGGATCGAGGCGCGCCGTGCCGCCAAGGCCGCCCGCGACTTCACCGAGGCCGACCGGATCCGGGCCGAACTGCTGGCCGAAGGCATCGAGCTGATCGACCGGCCCGGCGGTGTGACCGACTGGCTGCGGCGCTGA